The DNA segment CCCAACCCAATGAGATGCTGTAATTGTCCTTGATAAAATAACCAAAGTGAAAATTAAACTGCGGGATACTTAGTGAACTTGGCTCCAGATATTTCCAGCTCAGTTTAGTTTGCCGGTCATTCGCTACAACATCTCTAAGGGTAAAATCATAACCAGGACCTTTAAAATTGATGTCGCTCTTTGCATACCAGGAATGGTTATATCCCCACATCACAAAGAAATCTCCTTTTCTGGAAAAATTTCTTTTCAGCTCATTAGAAAAGATACTTCTACCAATTTTTGGCCGGTTTACAGAAGTAGTAATATTTTGCTGTGCGCTTAATTTTTTTGAAAAAACTAATAAAAAAACAAATAAATAATACTTTTTCATAATTTCAATCAACCCACCGGGGGTGATAAATAAAATCAATTGTTCAAATCAAAAAAGACCCGCATTTTATGCAGGCCTTTTCTTTATCAGGTATTTATATACCCAATAACAATCTTGCAGGATCTTCCAGCAATTGTTTAACCCTTACCAGGAAACCAACAGATTCTCTTCCATCAATGATCCTGTGGTCATACGACAAGGCCACATACATCATCGGACGGATTACCACTTCACCTTTCTCTGCAACCGGGCGCTCAATGATATTGTGCATTCCAAGAATAGCAGACTGTGGGGCGTTGATGATCGGCGTCGACATCATCGAGCCAAAAACACCACCATTGGTAATGGTAAAAGTACCACCTGTCATTTCTTCAATCGTCAACTTACTATCACGCGCTTTAGTAGCCAGTTCAATAACTGTTTTCTCTATCTGTGCAAGGCTCATGCTCTCTGCATTCCTGATAATCGGTACAACCAGTCCCTTAGGTGCAGAAACCGCAATTGAAATATCAGCAAAATCATTATACACAATAGATTCACCATCAATGCGTGCATTTACTGCCGGAAAGTCCTTAAGTGCCTCGCATACCGCCTTGGTAAAGAAACTCATAAAGCCTAATCCAACACCATATTTTTCCTTAAACTGATCTTTATATTTTCCGCGCAGGTCCATGATCGGCTTCATGTTCACTTCATTAAAAGTGGTCAGCATAGCCGTTTCATTTTTAACGGTAACCAGGCGTTTGGCAACAGTTTTGCGCAAAGGCGACATTTTTTCCCTGCGCTCATTTCTTGATCCAGCAACAGGAGCAGCCGGGGCCGAAGCTTTAGGAGCTTCTGCTTTCGCAGCAGGTTGCGCAGTTTTCTGAGCGTTTAAAGCATCGTCTTTGGTAATTCTTCCATCAACACCAGTTCCTTTTACAGTAGCGGCATCCACACCTTTTTCCGCAAGTATTTTACCCGCAGCCGGCGATGGCGTACCCGTTGCATAGCTTTCACCAGCTTTTTCTGCTACAGGGGCAGCCGATTTATCTTCGGCAACTACAGCCTTTTCAGCCGCTGGCGCGGCCTCTGCGGCAGGTTTTGCCGGAGCAGCACCACCGTCTTCAATTTTACAAACTACAGCACCAATTGCCAGTGTATCACCTTCATTGGCTACTGTTTTCAAAGTTCCGGCCTGTTCCGCAGTTAATTCGAAAGTTGCTTTGTCAGATTCTAATTCTGCAATCACCTCATCCATTTCTACTGCATCACCATCATTTTTCACCCAACGTGATAAAACAACTTCTGTTATCGACTCGCCAACTGGCGGAACTTTTATTTCTATACTCATAACTGATGTATTATTTTTCTAATCTACATTAAATACTTTACTCACTGATTTTTTAGCAATCTTCTGCTCTACTTCAGTAACCGGCATCTCAAAAGCTTTGGCCAGAATATAGGCTTGCTGATCCGCATGTTGTTTTGCAAAGCCGGTGGCCGTACTGCTGCTTTCTTTTCTCGAGATCACTTCGATATCACCAAAGATCGTTCTTCTCAGTCTGCGCAATAAATACGGCCATGCCCCCATGTTTTCAGGTTCTTCCTGTACCCATACGGCTTCTTCTGCGTTTTTATACTTCTTATAAACAGCTTCCATCTGTGCAACCGGAGTAGGATACAATTGCTCTACACGAACAATCGCAACATCCCTGATCTGGTCTTTTTGCTGTTTTTCCAATAGCTCATAGTAAATTTTACCACTACAGAACAATACCCTTTTTACATCTGCGGCTTTTACATTTGTATCTGCAATCACTTCATGGAACTTGCCATCGGTAAACTCTTCCAGTTTAGAAACACATAACGGATGGCGCAACAGGCTCTTAGGGGTAAATACCACCAGTGGCTTTCTGAAGTCACGTTTAAACTGCCTGCGTAACGCATGGAAAAAGTTTGCAGGGGTAGTACAATTGGTTACCTGCATATTGTAATCTGCACAAAGCTCCATAAAGCGCTCAATCCTTGCAGATGAGTGTTCAGGGCCCTGTCCTTCATAACCATGTGGCAATAACATGACCAAACCATTTTCACGCTGCCATTTTGTTTCTGCACTGGCCACATACTGGTCTACAACAATTTGTGCCCCGTTAAAGAAATCACCAAACTGGGCCTCCCAGATGGTCAGCGCATTCGGATTGGCCATGGCATAACCATATTCAAAACCCAATACACCATATTCAGATAAATGCGAATTGTAAATGTCAAATGGCGCCTGCTGGTCAGAAATATTGGCCAGTGGGATATATTCCTCTTCCGAATCTTCTAAGGTCAGTACCGCATGGCGGTGAGAGAAAGTACCACGTTCTACATCCTGCCCGCTTAAACGTACCCTTTTACCTTCTGCAAGTAAGGTTCCATAAGCCAGCTGCTCACCCATCGCCCAGTCAAATACATGCGTAGTATTCGCCATTTTGCTCCGTTCCTCAAAAAGCTTCTCAATTTTTTTGAAGAACTTTTTATTGGAAGGCAATGTGCTGATCCTTTTGGCAATTTCCAGTAAGGTAGTTTTTTTAACAGCGGTACTTGGCGAACTTTCAAAATCCTTAGGTGTAGCGATCCGCATGTCAGACCATGCACCACCAAACTTCACATCCTGGTAAGTAGAAGTAATCTCTTTCGCCTCATTTAAACGTTCCTGTAAAATACCACGGAATTCTTTTTCCATCTCTTTTGCCAGGCTGGCTTCCAGTTTACCTTCAGTTATCAGCTGCTGGATGTAAATATCCCTTGGGTTCGCATGTTTTTCAATCGCTTTATAAAGCAGCGGCTGGGTAAATTTAGGCTCATCCGATTCGTTATGTCCAAACCTGCGGTAGCATAAAATATCTATAAAAACATCGTTTTTATATTTCTGACGGTATTCCATGGCCAGGTTAATGGCATATACCAGGGCTTCAACATCATCTCCGTTTACATGAAACACGGGCGATAAAGTCACTTTTGCAATATCAGTACAGTATGTACTCGTCCTTGCATCTTTAAAATTGGTGGTAAAACCAATCTGGTTGTTGATGATCAGGTGAATGGTACCGCCGGTTTTATATCCATCCAGGCCAGCCATCTGGATCACTTCATACACAATGCCCTGTCCTGCAACAGATGCATCACCGTGTATCAGTATTGGCGCAATGCGGGCATTGTCGCCACCATATTTAAAATCTATTTTCGACCTGGTCATTCCTTCAACCACCCCATCTACCGTTTCCAGGTGCGATGGGTTCGGACAAAGACTCAGGTGTACACTCTTGCCATCATTTGTGGTCACATCAGTTGAATAACCCAGGTGATATTTCACATCGCCACCAAACGGAGATTCAGCACTATACCCCTTACCTTCAAACTCAGCAAAAATATCCTTATAGGTTTTCTGCATAATATTGGCCAGCACATTTAAACGTCCTCTGTGCGCCATACCAATTACAAACTCTTCAATACCAAGCTCGGCACCCTTTTCAATTACAGAATCGAGGGCGGGGATCAATGCCTCTGCACCTTCCAGCGAAAACCTTTTTTGTCCCAGAAACTTAGTGCCCAGAAAATTTTCAAAACTTACCGCTTCATTCAGTTTCTTAAGTATCCTTCTCTTTTCTTCAATTGAAAAATTTGGGGTGTTGCGCACACCTTCCATTTTCTGCTCTAACCAGGAAAGTACTTCAGGAGTACGCAGATACTTATATTCAACACCAATAGAACGGCAGTAAGTCTGCTTTAAAAAAGCAACAATATCGCTCAGCTTGGCCGCACCAATACCCAATTCAACACTTGCGTTAAATACGGTATCCAAATCCGCTGTGCTAAGTCCAAAATTTTCAAGGTCAAGCGTAGGCAAATGCTGACGTCTTTCCCTTACAGGATTGGTATGTGTAAACAAATGGCCGCGCTGACGATAACCATTGATCATGTTCAACACATTAACTTCCTTTAAAAAATGCTCAGGGGTATCTTCTGTAACTGCCCCTGCAGAGGAACCTCTGCCGAAATCAAAACCTTCAAAAAATTTCTGAAAGCCAAATTCAACCGAGTTTGGATCTTCTTTATAAGATTGGTATAAGGACTCTATGTATTCGGCATTTGCGCCGCTGAGATAAGATAAATTATCCATTATGTATAAATATGCTATAAGTGATGCAAAATTAGGATTTTACCTTATAAAACAGGCAAATTTCTTTATAATTCTTCAAGAAATTCGACCATGTCACAAACATTCTTCAAAGGGGTAAGCCTATCTTTTACAAGAATGTCAAATTCAGAGATCAGACTTCCTGCAACCAGCAAGGGCACCTCTACATAATCCATTACTTTTTCTATAATCTTGTTGAGGTCCTTTCCCAGGTTAAGCGAGGTCAAAACAATAAATGCATAATCAGGTTTATAGCCGCTGATCACTTTTTTAATATCTGCATAGGGAATTTCCGACCCCAGGTAAAGTGTTTCATGTCCGCATTTTTTTAACAGATACCTGGCAAAGAGCAGACCTGTTTCATGCATTTCTGCTTCGGGCAGGAAAAGCACAAACCGCAGTACTTTTTTCTTCCTTGGTTTTTCCAGCTTATCGATTTTCACAATGATCTTGTCCCTGATCAGACTGGAAGCAAAATGCTCGTGTGAAGGGTCTATGGTTCCTGTTTGCCACAGCATTCCTACACGTTTCATAAAGGGGAACAGCACCAGGTCCATAGTTTTGACCAAACCCATTTCATCAATACAGCCCGTAAGTATTCTTGAAAACTCATTTTCATCATACTTAAGGGTAGCATCTGAAAGGTTCAGCAACTGGATGCTCTCATTTCCCCAATCGGAATCTAACTGCCGCACCAGATCTGATACCTGTTGCCTGCTCAGCTTGGCAATCCTGCTGATCTTGTATCCGTTTTCATTTAAGGCTACAATATTAAGCAGCATTTTCAGGTCATCCTCATCGTAATACCTGATATTGGTAGGGGTACGTTTAGGCGGCACCAGGTTATACCTGGTCTCCCAGGCCCTTATGGTGTGTGCCTTTATGCCTATCAGACTTTCTATATCACTAATTGAATATTTCTTCACATTATTTATAACAACAAATGTTAAACAACTTTGTTTAAAATACAACTTTTGTTTAACATTTATAAGCATGGCCTATACTTAGCCTTTCTGTAAAACGAAGCTTTACGCAATTTGTTTTTATAAAAATACAGTAGCAGGCTACCAATCAGGCAAAAGAAGGGCTGTCGGCAACTGCAATATCCAAAATTTTGATCTGCTTGTTTAAATCGAATGTATTTTTCGACCTGGCATCTTTACCAATGCCGGCAACGCTTGCCCAGTTGCCCCAATTACTGGCCGGCGCATAATCAATCAGTTTCTCTTCAAAATAAGCTGCACCACAGGTCCAGTGTATTTTTAAAACATGAACAAGATAAGTAGCCACCAATAAACGGCCCGAATGAGGAATAAAACCAGTAGCATTCAGGTCATACATGTATTTATCAACTACCGGATGTGCTGTACAGCCTGTTTTCCATTTTTCCAAGGCAGGATCCACCCTTTCAATAGCCTGCATAATGTCTTTCTCCAGATCAGTTTCCTGAAGAAAGGCAATGCCATGCTTTTTAAACATGAACCGGAAATAATCCCTCCATAAAAGGCCCAGAAAGATCTGGCTAAAATTGGCATTCAGTCCAAAAACCCCCTCTGCTTCCTTCACCTTCCAGTAAACCATTCTGGGCGACAGGCACCCGATGGTAAGCCAGGCAGACAAGCGGGAAGAAAAACCAGGTTTTTCAGGTGTATGTTTAGTATTTTGTTTCAAATAAATATCAGCACCCGCTTCCAGTAATTGCGCCAAATGCTGCAATCCCGAATCCTCGCCACCAGTCGCATACTTTTCAATCATAGCCCCGGCGACAGTTTCAAAACCAAGGTCCTTTAATGACGGCAATTGGCCCCAGTCTGCATTTTCCACGAAATCTATATGTTCCGGTGTCAGAAAACAGGCTTTCACAATCGCATCACGTTCAGTTTTCTTTTTAAACTGTGCAAATACATCCGGGATATCCTTTATCGGAAATGGCAGGTCTTCCTTATTGTAAAGTGTATGCCCGATAAAATGCTTTAAATTGATCTTTAATGTCCACAGCAAATCTTCAACATGGCCTGAAATTTCAGTCTCCTCAGGGCCCACTTCGCGGTGATGGTATACTTCTGCAATATCAAACTGTTCTACCAGGTCCCTGATCATATCTTCGGGTTTCCCCTGCACCAGTAAAATATCTCCGCCAAACCGCTGAAAAGCTTTTCTTAACGACAAGATACTTTCCAATAAAAATGAAGCCCTTACTATCCCGGTTTTTGCGGTTCCAAACCTTGTATTTTCGAAATAACGCGGATCAAAAAAATAAACGGGTAAAATACTGTCAGATTTAGCAATCGCTTCAACCAACATCTCATTGTCATGTAAGCGAAGATCATTCCTAAACCAAACGAGTATTTTTTTATTCTTCATTAACCTAAATTAAATTTTGTGATAAACTTCAAAAATATGCCATTTTTTATCTTAAAGCGAATCCCGCCACCAATCTTTACATAAGCAGAACAAAATATTTACCCTAAAAAGATAATTTATCAAACTAAAACACCTGTTATAAGTTGTATAATTACTATACAAGAAGCAGATTTTAGACGTTTTGTTATAAATAAAAAAATCCTTAAAGATGAACAAGCACATTCTGATCACCGGAGCAACTGGTATGATAGGAAAAAAACTAATAGAATCCTTACAAAAAGGCGGTCATTCTGTTGCTGTTTTATCCAGAAAACCTAAAAATATACCTGGTGTAAAGCTGTATCTATGGGACGTGTACCAGCATAAAATAGACCAGCAATGCATGGAGGGGATAGACACAGTCATCCACCTGGCCGGCGAAAATATTGCAGCACATAAATGGACAAAGAAAAGAAAGCAGCAAATCATCGACAGCCGGGTCTTGTCAACCCAGCTACTTTATCAGGCCATAAAAGAAACAAAAGCCAGTGTCAGTACTTTTATATCTGCTTCAGGCGCTGCCTGGTATGGCGATAGCGGAGATGAAATCCTAACCGAAGAAAGTCCTGCCGGCTATGGCTTTATGGCTGCTTGCTGTGAACAATGGGAACAGGCCGTCGATCAAGGTAAAAAGCTTGGGATAAGGGTAGTAAAATTCAGGACCGGTATGGTACTGGGCAAAAACGAGGGGGCCTTAGCTTCATTAGAAAAGCCCATCCGTTTTTTTGCCGGAGCAGCACTGGGTTCCGGCAGGCAATGGGTTCCATGGCTGCATATAGATGACATGGTGTCCATGTACACTACCGCAGTAGAAAACACCCTGATTTCAGGAGCATACAATGCATGCGCACCTTTTTCTGTAACCAATGCCACATTAACCAGGGCCATCGCAAAAAAACTACACCGGCCGGTATGGCCTTTTAATGTACCCGAAAAAATACTTAAACTTATACTCGGAGAAATGAGCGAGGTTATATTTATCAGCACCAATACCTCTGCACAGAAAATACTGGCAGCCGATTTCAAGTTCAGATATACCCGGCTCGAGGATGCTTTATCTGATATTTACAGTCCCCAAAAATAAACTACATTTACCTATACCTACCCTAAGTATTAATTTGTAATACTTACAATTTCTATATCGAAATCCAGACAGGAGTTTCCAGGTATAGTTACGCTGCCAGCAGCATCAGTTTGGGCAGACTTACCATATCCCAGGTCTGATGGGATCAATAACCTGATCTTTCCGCCAACCCCAATTTTTCCAGGCATTACCTGATACCAGCCTTTGATCAGTTCGTTCAATGTAAATGTCACCCCATCTGTGCTCGAATCAAAAACAGTTCCGTTCAGCAACCTTCCGGTATATTTCACGTTTACTACTGAAGTCTGTTTGAGGTCCTGCTTGTTAGTCCCTTCATTAGAAATGATGTAACGCACACGTGTCGGATCCAGTACCGGCTGTAAATTATTTGCAGTAACAAACTTATTGATCAAGAAGTTATCTACCTCATATTGTTTGTTAAAATTCAGTAAACTCAGGTCGATGATCACGATCTCATTAGATTCAACCCCCAAAGCAGGTTGTCCATTTTTGCCAAATGCCATTCTTGAGGGCAGGATCACCTTAGCTGTTCCTCCTTTTTTTAACTTCCCGAGTGTAAGCCTTACTGCCGGTATGGTTAAAAAATTAAAGCGGTCTGTATAGCCCAGAAATGTTCCCGGAATGGTATAATCACCATTCTTTAAAAAGCTGGTTCCATTTGCATGTTTAAAATCATAACTATAGTATACCGAATCTGAATTCACTACAGCAGCACCGGTACCTTCAGATACAATCTGGTAATAAAATCCCGAAGGGTCCATTAATTTCGGAATGTTGTTTTTTGAAAGGTAATCTTCTATGGTACGTGTATCCAGTGTTTCAATAGATTCATACTCTTTTTTACAGGAATTGAACAGCGTTAAAGCGCCTAACAAGGCAAAGGTATATAATGATAACTTTTTAATCATTTGGGTTTTTTATTTACAGAAAGTATTTCTAAAGTGATATCTAATATTGAATTGGGGGGAATTACAGGTGAAGTAACTGCCCTGTCTTTAAAGCCTAATGCCGAAGGGATGATTAAACGGATTGCACCACCTGGTTGTATCAACCTGGTCCCGGTCTGCCAGCCCTCTATATAACCGGGAAGCAGGAATATAAAAGTACTGTCCAGGCTCCTGTCACGCAAAACAGAGTCTTTTAAAACCTTTAGTCTGTATTTGGCATATATCGAATCCTTATCTCCATAAACCACATTCCCTGTACCCGGACTTATAATGTTATAATACAAGCCCGAACTGTGCTTTACAGCCGTCACCGAACTATCTTTCAAATATTTTACAATTATCGCATCGTCAATCTCCAGTTGCGCCTTGTCATCATAGGGTGCGGGTTTCTCGCAGGCAACAAATACTGCTGCCATCAAAACAAACCCCAACAATACCCTGGTTTTTAACATAATTCACAAAAATAGTCTTTTATTGCTGATGGCACAATTTTTAACCAATTTTAACAAATCTATATCCGGTAAAATCATATGGGCCCACACAAAAAACGCCCGCAATTACATTACGGGCGCCCAGTTTTTAATTATGAATCGTCTCTTTTATGACAATGTTTTTAATAACAATATTTATTGGCAGCAATAAGTTGCTGAGCCACCTTTTGTCTGGCTTCCTTCACATTAAAAGGCTCCATTTTGGTAAACCTTCTCAGGCCAACCAGCATCATCCTTTGCTCATCCCCTTCGGCAAAAGCCCATAAAGCCTCTTTTCCTGCTTTCTGCACCGCATCAACAGCTTCCACAAAATAAATGCGCATCATGTTCAGCTGGCCTGTACAGGCTTCCTCACCCCGCAGACTAACCAGCTTTTCGGTTCTCAGCATGGCCGACTCAGCGATATACACATAACTGGCCATATCGGCAATGTTCATCAGTATTTCCTGTTCTTTCGACAAACTCATCATCAGTTTCTGCACAGCCGCTCCGGCAACCATCAGGGTTGCTTTTTTCAAATTCTTGATGAGCTTTTTCTCCGCTGCAAAAAGCGTATCGTCTTCCTCTCCAAATTCAGGGATAGCCATCAGTTCGGCCGCCACCGCAGTTGCAGGGGTCATCAGGTCCAGTTCTCCTTTCATTGCACGTTTCAGCATCATATCTACTGTCAGCAACCTGTTGATCTCATTCGTGCCCTCAAAGATCCGGTTGATCCGCGCATCGCGATAGGCCCTGTCCATAGGTGCCTCTGCCGAAAAGCCCATCCCGCCATAAATCTGCACCCCTTCATCCACCACATAGTCCAGTGCCTCCGATCCCCAAACTTTCAATATGGCACATTCAACGGCAAACTGCTCGGTCGATTTCAGCTTAGCCTTACCGGCATCCATCCCCCCTGCAACCAAAGCATCATAAGCATCATCAATATTCTGGCCGGCACGATAATTTGCCGATTCTACCGCATACACTTTAGTGGCCATTTCTGCCAGCTTGTAACGGATGGCCCCATATTTAGAGATCTGACGGTCAAACTGGATGCGTTCATTCGAATAATTAACAGCGGTGTCAATTACCGATTTAGATGCACCGATCGCTGCGGCCGCCAGCTTAATCCTGCCAATATTCAGGATGTTAACCGCAATCTTAAAACCGTTCTGCCGTTCCGAGAGCATGTTTTCTACAGGAACAGGGCAATCGTTAAAGAAAACCTGGCGCGTAGATGAGCCTTTAATACCCATTTTATGCTCTTCAGGGTTCATGGTAATGCCACCAAATTCCCGTTCAACAATAAAAGCAGTTAAATTCTCGTCATCATCAATCTTTGCGAATACGATAAACACATCTGCAAAGCCCCCGTTGGTGATCCACATTTTCTGACCATTGATCAGGTAATGTTTCCCGTCTTCAGACAATTTAGCTTTAGTTTTACCCGAATTGGCATCAGATCCCGAATTGGGTTCTGTTAAACAATAAGCGGCCTTCCATTCGCCTGTTCCCAGTTTAGGGATATATTTATTTTTCTGTTCTTCCGTTCCGTAATACAAAATGGGCAGGGTCCCTATCCCGGTATGGGCCGAAAGGGCCACAGCAAAGGAATGTCCCGCACCAATCACATCGGCAACCAGCATAGAAGTATTAAAGTTCTTTCCAAATCCACCGTAAACTTCAGGTATAGAAACACCTAAAATCCCCAGTTCACCCGCCTTATCCATTAAAGATGGCATCAGTCCCTCTTCCTGCGCATCTATGCGGTCCAGATTAGGATACACCTCCGCAGCCAAAAAGTCGCGGCAGGTCTGTGCAATCATATTTTGCTCTTCATCAAATTCTTCAGGAATAAATACATCCTGATACGAGGTTTCCGTAATTAAAAACTCTCCACCTTTAATCGTTTTTTTGTCTGTAGTTTCCATATCCTTATCAGATTAAAGCATTTCAAAAATACCGGCTGCACCCTGTCCGCTACCCACGCACATGGTTACCATGCCATATTTTTGTTTTTTCCTTTTTAGTTCATTAAACAATTGTACAGATAGCTTAGCACCCGTACACCCAAGCGGGTGACCAAGCGCAATCGCACCCCCGTTTACATTTAAAATAGCTGTGTTGATGCCCAGTTCCCTGACAACCGCAAGCGACTGAGAGGCAAAAGCTTCATTCAATTCAATTAATTCAAGCTGATCAAGCGTCATTCCTGCTTGTTTCAGCGCTTTAGGAATCGCATAGATAGGGCCAATTCCCATAATACGCGGTGGAACACCTGCTATACCATAGCTTACCAGACGTGCAACAGGCTCAACACCCAGTTCCTTCATTTTCTTTTCAGAAACCACCAGTACAAACGCCGCACCATCTGATGTTTGCGAAGAATTACCGGCAGTAATACAACCATCAGCGGCAAATACCGGTTTCAGTTTGGCCAGTTTCTCTATCGAAGTATCGGCCCTTGGACCTTCATCTGTATCTACAACATAACTGCGGGCTTTCTTTTTCATATCTGCATCCAGGTAATTTTCATTTACCGTAATTGGCAAAATCCCATCTTTCAGATGACCATTTTTGATTGCTT comes from the Pedobacter heparinus DSM 2366 genome and includes:
- a CDS encoding TIGR01777 family oxidoreductase, encoding MNKHILITGATGMIGKKLIESLQKGGHSVAVLSRKPKNIPGVKLYLWDVYQHKIDQQCMEGIDTVIHLAGENIAAHKWTKKRKQQIIDSRVLSTQLLYQAIKETKASVSTFISASGAAWYGDSGDEILTEESPAGYGFMAACCEQWEQAVDQGKKLGIRVVKFRTGMVLGKNEGALASLEKPIRFFAGAALGSGRQWVPWLHIDDMVSMYTTAVENTLISGAYNACAPFSVTNATLTRAIAKKLHRPVWPFNVPEKILKLILGEMSEVIFISTNTSAQKILAADFKFRYTRLEDALSDIYSPQK
- a CDS encoding MerR family transcriptional regulator: MKKYSISDIESLIGIKAHTIRAWETRYNLVPPKRTPTNIRYYDEDDLKMLLNIVALNENGYKISRIAKLSRQQVSDLVRQLDSDWGNESIQLLNLSDATLKYDENEFSRILTGCIDEMGLVKTMDLVLFPFMKRVGMLWQTGTIDPSHEHFASSLIRDKIIVKIDKLEKPRKKKVLRFVLFLPEAEMHETGLLFARYLLKKCGHETLYLGSEIPYADIKKVISGYKPDYAFIVLTSLNLGKDLNKIIEKVMDYVEVPLLVAGSLISEFDILVKDRLTPLKNVCDMVEFLEEL
- a CDS encoding FKBP-type peptidyl-prolyl cis-trans isomerase is translated as MIKKLSLYTFALLGALTLFNSCKKEYESIETLDTRTIEDYLSKNNIPKLMDPSGFYYQIVSEGTGAAVVNSDSVYYSYDFKHANGTSFLKNGDYTIPGTFLGYTDRFNFLTIPAVRLTLGKLKKGGTAKVILPSRMAFGKNGQPALGVESNEIVIIDLSLLNFNKQYEVDNFLINKFVTANNLQPVLDPTRVRYIISNEGTNKQDLKQTSVVNVKYTGRLLNGTVFDSSTDGVTFTLNELIKGWYQVMPGKIGVGGKIRLLIPSDLGYGKSAQTDAAGSVTIPGNSCLDFDIEIVSITN
- a CDS encoding FKBP-type peptidyl-prolyl cis-trans isomerase codes for the protein MLKTRVLLGFVLMAAVFVACEKPAPYDDKAQLEIDDAIIVKYLKDSSVTAVKHSSGLYYNIISPGTGNVVYGDKDSIYAKYRLKVLKDSVLRDRSLDSTFIFLLPGYIEGWQTGTRLIQPGGAIRLIIPSALGFKDRAVTSPVIPPNSILDITLEILSVNKKPK
- a CDS encoding DASH family cryptochrome, coding for MKNKKILVWFRNDLRLHDNEMLVEAIAKSDSILPVYFFDPRYFENTRFGTAKTGIVRASFLLESILSLRKAFQRFGGDILLVQGKPEDMIRDLVEQFDIAEVYHHREVGPEETEISGHVEDLLWTLKINLKHFIGHTLYNKEDLPFPIKDIPDVFAQFKKKTERDAIVKACFLTPEHIDFVENADWGQLPSLKDLGFETVAGAMIEKYATGGEDSGLQHLAQLLEAGADIYLKQNTKHTPEKPGFSSRLSAWLTIGCLSPRMVYWKVKEAEGVFGLNANFSQIFLGLLWRDYFRFMFKKHGIAFLQETDLEKDIMQAIERVDPALEKWKTGCTAHPVVDKYMYDLNATGFIPHSGRLLVATYLVHVLKIHWTCGAAYFEEKLIDYAPASNWGNWASVAGIGKDARSKNTFDLNKQIKILDIAVADSPSFA
- a CDS encoding 2-oxoglutarate dehydrogenase E1 component; this translates as MDNLSYLSGANAEYIESLYQSYKEDPNSVEFGFQKFFEGFDFGRGSSAGAVTEDTPEHFLKEVNVLNMINGYRQRGHLFTHTNPVRERRQHLPTLDLENFGLSTADLDTVFNASVELGIGAAKLSDIVAFLKQTYCRSIGVEYKYLRTPEVLSWLEQKMEGVRNTPNFSIEEKRRILKKLNEAVSFENFLGTKFLGQKRFSLEGAEALIPALDSVIEKGAELGIEEFVIGMAHRGRLNVLANIMQKTYKDIFAEFEGKGYSAESPFGGDVKYHLGYSTDVTTNDGKSVHLSLCPNPSHLETVDGVVEGMTRSKIDFKYGGDNARIAPILIHGDASVAGQGIVYEVIQMAGLDGYKTGGTIHLIINNQIGFTTNFKDARTSTYCTDIAKVTLSPVFHVNGDDVEALVYAINLAMEYRQKYKNDVFIDILCYRRFGHNESDEPKFTQPLLYKAIEKHANPRDIYIQQLITEGKLEASLAKEMEKEFRGILQERLNEAKEITSTYQDVKFGGAWSDMRIATPKDFESSPSTAVKKTTLLEIAKRISTLPSNKKFFKKIEKLFEERSKMANTTHVFDWAMGEQLAYGTLLAEGKRVRLSGQDVERGTFSHRHAVLTLEDSEEEYIPLANISDQQAPFDIYNSHLSEYGVLGFEYGYAMANPNALTIWEAQFGDFFNGAQIVVDQYVASAETKWQRENGLVMLLPHGYEGQGPEHSSARIERFMELCADYNMQVTNCTTPANFFHALRRQFKRDFRKPLVVFTPKSLLRHPLCVSKLEEFTDGKFHEVIADTNVKAADVKRVLFCSGKIYYELLEKQQKDQIRDVAIVRVEQLYPTPVAQMEAVYKKYKNAEEAVWVQEEPENMGAWPYLLRRLRRTIFGDIEVISRKESSSTATGFAKQHADQQAYILAKAFEMPVTEVEQKIAKKSVSKVFNVD
- the odhB gene encoding 2-oxoglutarate dehydrogenase complex dihydrolipoyllysine-residue succinyltransferase, whose translation is MSIEIKVPPVGESITEVVLSRWVKNDGDAVEMDEVIAELESDKATFELTAEQAGTLKTVANEGDTLAIGAVVCKIEDGGAAPAKPAAEAAPAAEKAVVAEDKSAAPVAEKAGESYATGTPSPAAGKILAEKGVDAATVKGTGVDGRITKDDALNAQKTAQPAAKAEAPKASAPAAPVAGSRNERREKMSPLRKTVAKRLVTVKNETAMLTTFNEVNMKPIMDLRGKYKDQFKEKYGVGLGFMSFFTKAVCEALKDFPAVNARIDGESIVYNDFADISIAVSAPKGLVVPIIRNAESMSLAQIEKTVIELATKARDSKLTIEEMTGGTFTITNGGVFGSMMSTPIINAPQSAILGMHNIIERPVAEKGEVVIRPMMYVALSYDHRIIDGRESVGFLVRVKQLLEDPARLLLGI
- a CDS encoding acyl-CoA dehydrogenase family protein; the encoded protein is METTDKKTIKGGEFLITETSYQDVFIPEEFDEEQNMIAQTCRDFLAAEVYPNLDRIDAQEEGLMPSLMDKAGELGILGVSIPEVYGGFGKNFNTSMLVADVIGAGHSFAVALSAHTGIGTLPILYYGTEEQKNKYIPKLGTGEWKAAYCLTEPNSGSDANSGKTKAKLSEDGKHYLINGQKMWITNGGFADVFIVFAKIDDDENLTAFIVEREFGGITMNPEEHKMGIKGSSTRQVFFNDCPVPVENMLSERQNGFKIAVNILNIGRIKLAAAAIGASKSVIDTAVNYSNERIQFDRQISKYGAIRYKLAEMATKVYAVESANYRAGQNIDDAYDALVAGGMDAGKAKLKSTEQFAVECAILKVWGSEALDYVVDEGVQIYGGMGFSAEAPMDRAYRDARINRIFEGTNEINRLLTVDMMLKRAMKGELDLMTPATAVAAELMAIPEFGEEDDTLFAAEKKLIKNLKKATLMVAGAAVQKLMMSLSKEQEILMNIADMASYVYIAESAMLRTEKLVSLRGEEACTGQLNMMRIYFVEAVDAVQKAGKEALWAFAEGDEQRMMLVGLRRFTKMEPFNVKEARQKVAQQLIAANKYCY